From Woronichinia naegeliana WA131, the proteins below share one genomic window:
- a CDS encoding phenylpyruvate tautomerase MIF-related protein, whose protein sequence is MPLIKVQTSAPIAASDAQVNDLLKSLSAKLAKHVNKPESYVMTSFEPQAKMTFGGTFEPVCYLEIKNIGTMSPTQTKAMSKDFCELIQMTLGVPQNRIYIEFNDAKGSMWGWNGSTF, encoded by the coding sequence ATGCCCCTGATTAAAGTTCAAACCTCTGCACCGATCGCCGCTTCTGATGCCCAAGTCAACGACTTACTCAAAAGTCTATCCGCTAAATTGGCTAAACACGTCAATAAACCTGAATCCTATGTCATGACTAGCTTTGAACCCCAGGCAAAAATGACCTTTGGCGGTACTTTTGAGCCAGTTTGCTATCTTGAAATCAAAAATATTGGTACAATGTCCCCTACCCAAACCAAGGCCATGAGTAAAGATTTCTGTGAGCTTATTCAGATGACGCTAGGAGTTCCTCAAAATCGTATTTATATTGAATTCAACGATGCTAAGGGATCAATGTGGGGCTGGAATGGCAGCACTTTTTAA